The DNA sequence GGCTCACAGCCAAGGTGCGTCGATCGATGAGCTGCATGCGAATCTGCGGGAGGTCGTAGCAATGTTGCTTGAGGACGGGGACCCGGAGTTCGAGTCGGAGTTCGTCGGCGTGC is a window from the Candidatus Limnocylindrales bacterium genome containing:
- a CDS encoding type II toxin-antitoxin system HicB family antitoxin, whose translation is MHTFNVVIEKDPDTSLYVGYVPGWPGAHSQGASIDELHANLREVVAMLLEDGDPEFESEFVGVQTIRVW